From a region of the Paenibacillus lutimineralis genome:
- a CDS encoding MmcQ/YjbR family DNA-binding protein has protein sequence MYSKLSAYCTSKKGAAQDYPFGPEPLVMKVGGKMFALLSEHGQQDTVNISLKCDPIIAENLREQHKCVVAGYHLNKKHWNTVIVDGSLPFADLQAMVDHSYDLVFRSLTKSERESITKNLRIK, from the coding sequence GTGTATAGTAAGCTGAGTGCCTATTGTACCTCCAAAAAAGGGGCGGCCCAAGATTATCCATTCGGCCCGGAGCCCCTCGTGATGAAAGTGGGGGGGAAGATGTTCGCCCTTCTGAGTGAGCATGGACAGCAGGACACGGTGAACATCTCATTGAAATGTGATCCGATCATTGCCGAGAACCTACGGGAACAGCATAAATGCGTAGTAGCAGGGTATCATTTGAACAAGAAGCATTGGAATACAGTCATTGTGGACGGCAGTCTTCCATTTGCGGATCTGCAGGCGATGGTCGACCATTCCTATGACCTTGTATTCCGCAGTCTGACGAAGAGCGAGCGTGAATCCATCACGAAGAACCTGAGAATAAAATAG
- a CDS encoding sensor histidine kinase — MKLFIKDHLSIVILYIVTFLGLFLLYDWLDGFEVDGKVYFVFVSLVLLLLFLLYRYFTHRKVYRQLSSRPTKPEDMLIQNPHSVLEEAYAQSMYANLQLYHSQMNHLKNRQQEYQTMLGHWVHQIKTPVSVISMLTQMNEGNEDFAKIQASVNKINYNLSQILTYLRTEDFAADLKIEQVPLRNAMSEVINDLKDFFISSSVYPSVSIEGDLSVYTDRKWLKIMLYQVMNNAIKYSEPDKNVQMAAKIAEDAVVLSITNEGAGIEPSDLYRVFDLFFTGENGRRFGESTGMGLYLVKKIADMLQHEYKLESIVDGATTFYLYFKNHD, encoded by the coding sequence ATGAAGCTGTTTATCAAGGACCATCTGTCTATTGTAATACTATATATAGTTACATTTCTCGGCTTATTTCTTCTATATGATTGGCTGGATGGGTTTGAGGTCGATGGGAAGGTTTATTTTGTCTTTGTAAGTTTGGTTCTTTTGTTATTATTTCTTCTTTATCGGTACTTCACGCATCGGAAGGTGTATAGGCAGTTATCCTCCAGACCGACCAAGCCAGAGGATATGCTCATTCAGAATCCGCACTCGGTTCTGGAGGAAGCCTATGCCCAGAGTATGTACGCCAATTTACAGCTATATCATTCCCAAATGAACCATTTGAAGAATCGACAACAAGAATATCAGACAATGCTGGGTCATTGGGTGCACCAGATTAAGACTCCGGTGTCAGTCATCAGTATGCTCACACAGATGAATGAAGGCAATGAAGATTTCGCTAAGATACAGGCATCCGTTAACAAGATCAATTACAATTTATCGCAGATCCTGACTTATCTTCGCACAGAGGATTTTGCCGCAGACCTTAAAATTGAGCAGGTGCCGCTAAGAAATGCCATGTCTGAAGTGATCAACGATTTGAAGGATTTCTTCATCTCCAGCTCCGTCTATCCGAGCGTCTCTATCGAAGGAGATTTATCAGTCTATACAGATCGAAAATGGCTGAAAATCATGTTATATCAGGTCATGAATAATGCCATTAAGTACAGCGAACCAGACAAGAACGTCCAAATGGCAGCAAAAATAGCGGAGGATGCCGTTGTACTTAGTATTACGAATGAAGGAGCCGGGATCGAGCCGAGTGATCTATACCGGGTGTTTGATTTGTTCTTTACTGGTGAGAATGGACGAAGGTTCGGCGAATCTACAGGAATGGGATTGTACCTGGTGAAGAAAATAGCTGATATGCTGCAACATGAATATAAGCTGGAATCGATTGTCGATGGGGCTACTACATTTTATCTATATTTTAAAAATCATGATTAA
- a CDS encoding response regulator transcription factor, which yields MYRILLVEDDQSLAELLSGHLQKYDYECKVCSDFNDISGEVEQFDPHLILLDINLPKYDGFYWCRKIRQFSICPIIIISARSSEVEQIYGIENGADDYITKPFSLEVVVAKVNGQIRRTYGDYAANPSERTVVRGELKLYLESLILEYQEQQVSLTKKEAMLASMLLENAPKVQSRETLLSKLWDDESFVEENTLNVNIARLRKKLKDVGADAGIEAVRGVGYRLIEEPI from the coding sequence ATGTATCGAATATTGTTAGTGGAAGATGATCAATCGCTTGCGGAATTACTGTCCGGTCATTTGCAGAAATACGATTATGAATGTAAGGTTTGCTCTGACTTTAACGATATATCGGGGGAGGTTGAGCAGTTCGATCCCCATCTGATTCTGCTGGATATTAATTTACCGAAATATGATGGTTTCTATTGGTGCCGGAAAATCAGGCAATTCTCAATCTGTCCGATCATCATTATCTCTGCACGCAGCAGTGAGGTGGAGCAGATCTATGGCATAGAGAATGGGGCTGATGACTATATTACCAAGCCCTTCTCGCTAGAAGTGGTGGTCGCTAAGGTGAACGGGCAGATTCGTAGAACTTACGGGGATTATGCTGCCAATCCATCGGAGCGTACAGTCGTTCGCGGTGAGCTGAAGCTGTATCTGGAGAGCCTGATCCTGGAATACCAGGAACAACAAGTGTCGTTGACCAAGAAGGAAGCTATGCTGGCCAGTATGCTGCTAGAGAATGCTCCAAAGGTGCAGAGCCGGGAGACCCTGCTCTCCAAGCTATGGGATGATGAGAGCTTCGTGGAGGAGAATACACTCAATGTGAATATCGCTCGACTCCGCAAGAAGCTGAAGGATGTCGGGGCCGATGCCGGAATTGAGGCCGTGCGCGGTGTTGGGTACCGCTTGATAGAGGAACCGATATGA
- a CDS encoding Gfo/Idh/MocA family protein, whose amino-acid sequence MSKKKYVIVGTGGRAEFFYSELVTTFKETSELVAICDVNQTRMNYANKLLQEKYHYHEVPTYKTEKFDQMIGDTKPDFVLVCSIDRTHHKYIVRAMELGCDVISEKPMTVDEEKCQEIYDAIERTGRNLRVTFNYRYAPHNTKIREVIMDGTIGEILSVNFEWLLNTQHGADYFRRWHRDKRNSGGLLVHKSTHHFDLMNFWLDSRPDTVFAMGDLRFYGRENAEKRGVTEFYQRAYGSEAAKDDPFAIHLDQNEHLKSMYLDAEHEDGYQRDQSVFGDNISIEDTMSVMVKYKNKTVMNYSLNAYLPWEGFIIVFNGTKGRMEVRITEQSYVNSGGDKADEGALQGMDIMIYPHFAAPYRVEIEQGVGGHGGGDPVMLGDIFDKKQEDRFNRAASHIDGAMSIMTGIAANRSIRTGQPVKVDDLFKFPTGSLK is encoded by the coding sequence TTGTCCAAGAAGAAATACGTCATCGTAGGTACCGGAGGTCGAGCAGAGTTTTTCTATAGTGAGTTGGTAACTACTTTCAAAGAGACTTCAGAGCTGGTCGCGATTTGCGATGTCAATCAAACTAGAATGAATTATGCGAATAAACTATTACAAGAGAAATACCATTATCATGAGGTTCCTACTTATAAGACTGAGAAATTCGATCAGATGATCGGGGATACAAAACCGGATTTCGTGCTTGTATGCTCGATTGACCGTACACATCATAAATATATCGTCCGCGCGATGGAGCTCGGCTGTGACGTCATCTCCGAGAAGCCGATGACAGTGGATGAAGAGAAATGTCAGGAGATCTACGATGCAATCGAACGCACCGGGCGGAACCTGCGCGTGACGTTCAACTACCGCTATGCGCCGCATAATACGAAGATTCGTGAAGTGATCATGGATGGAACTATCGGCGAAATTCTGTCGGTCAACTTCGAATGGCTGCTTAACACCCAGCATGGCGCCGATTACTTCCGTAGATGGCATCGCGATAAACGGAACAGCGGCGGACTGCTCGTACACAAGTCTACACACCATTTCGACCTGATGAATTTCTGGCTGGATTCCAGACCAGACACCGTATTTGCCATGGGCGATCTACGCTTCTATGGCAGGGAGAATGCTGAGAAGCGTGGAGTTACTGAATTTTATCAACGCGCTTACGGCAGCGAAGCGGCAAAGGACGATCCGTTCGCGATCCATCTCGACCAGAATGAGCATTTGAAGAGCATGTACCTCGATGCCGAGCATGAGGATGGCTACCAACGCGATCAGAGCGTATTCGGAGACAATATCAGTATTGAAGATACGATGAGCGTGATGGTCAAATACAAGAACAAGACGGTGATGAACTATTCGCTGAATGCTTACCTGCCATGGGAAGGCTTCATCATCGTATTCAATGGTACAAAGGGCCGTATGGAAGTACGAATCACCGAGCAATCTTACGTCAATTCCGGTGGCGATAAGGCGGATGAAGGCGCATTACAGGGCATGGACATCATGATCTACCCTCACTTCGCAGCGCCATATCGCGTTGAGATTGAGCAAGGCGTCGGCGGCCATGGCGGTGGCGACCCAGTTATGCTGGGGGATATTTTCGATAAGAAGCAGGAGGATCGCTTCAACCGTGCCGCTTCACATATCGACGGAGCAATGTCGATCATGACCGGCATTGCAGCCAATCGCTCCATCCGTACTGGCCAACCGGTCAAAGTCGACGACCTGTTCAAGTTCCCTACCGGGAGCTTGAAGTAA
- a CDS encoding ABC transporter ATP-binding protein encodes MSMKILQVHQLEKIYVGKVNYTALNDVSFDLEQGDFAAIMGPSGSGKTTLLNCISTIDIPSGGEITVNGQHPHSLNDGELAKFRRNELGFVFQDFNLVHTLTVRENILLPLTLDSVPVPEMERRLEQATSLLGIESLLPKRTFEISGGQAQRVAVARAIIHQPSLLLADEPTGNLDTKSVKDVMELFKSINQTLQTTILMVTHDPYVASFCNRVIFIKDGKLYNEIHRGNHQGDFYQNIMDTLTFLGGGRSDIQ; translated from the coding sequence ATGAGTATGAAAATATTACAAGTGCATCAACTTGAGAAAATATATGTTGGTAAAGTGAACTATACGGCGTTGAACGACGTCTCCTTTGATCTGGAGCAAGGAGATTTCGCGGCGATTATGGGGCCTTCCGGAAGCGGCAAGACGACACTGTTGAATTGTATTTCCACGATTGATATTCCCAGCGGTGGAGAAATTACCGTGAATGGACAGCATCCTCACTCCCTGAATGATGGAGAGTTGGCCAAGTTCAGACGGAATGAGCTGGGCTTTGTGTTTCAGGACTTTAACCTGGTTCATACGCTGACGGTCCGGGAGAATATTCTTTTGCCGCTTACCTTAGACAGCGTTCCTGTACCTGAGATGGAGCGGCGCCTGGAGCAAGCAACCTCACTGCTGGGGATCGAGTCATTGCTGCCGAAGCGTACCTTCGAGATTTCTGGGGGACAGGCACAGCGGGTGGCCGTTGCCAGAGCAATTATCCATCAGCCTTCGCTGCTGCTTGCGGATGAGCCTACAGGAAATCTGGATACGAAATCGGTCAAAGATGTGATGGAGCTGTTCAAGTCCATTAACCAGACCCTGCAGACGACGATTCTTATGGTTACTCATGATCCCTATGTGGCGAGCTTCTGTAACCGTGTTATTTTCATTAAGGACGGCAAGCTATATAACGAGATCCACCGCGGCAACCATCAGGGGGATTTTTACCAAAATATTATGGACACCTTGACTTTCCTTGGAGGTGGGCGTAGTGACATTCAATAA
- a CDS encoding SDR family NAD(P)-dependent oxidoreductase has translation MASMTGKVVIITGAGSGMGREEAILFAKEGANVIATDINEAAVQAVVQEIEAAGGQAVAYAHNVASEEEWVKVVDGTIQNHGKIDALVNNAGVSLPTGLLDTTVSQWDKVMDINVKSVFLGMRYVIPHMQKKQGGSIINISSIAGLTGSSGAGAYTASKGAVRMLSKAAAVDFGKDNIRVNSVHPGFIETPMSSDLIKNEQMLQWFLMQTALPRVGEASEVAKAVLFLASDASSYITGIELPVDGGVTAK, from the coding sequence ATGGCAAGCATGACAGGTAAAGTAGTAATCATCACAGGTGCAGGAAGCGGTATGGGCCGTGAAGAGGCTATTCTGTTCGCCAAAGAGGGAGCTAATGTAATAGCTACAGATATTAATGAAGCCGCAGTGCAAGCTGTAGTTCAAGAGATTGAAGCTGCGGGCGGGCAAGCAGTCGCTTATGCACACAATGTAGCTTCTGAAGAAGAATGGGTAAAGGTCGTAGACGGAACCATACAAAATCACGGTAAAATCGATGCTCTCGTAAATAATGCAGGTGTATCTTTGCCTACCGGATTACTGGATACAACGGTCTCTCAATGGGATAAAGTGATGGATATCAATGTAAAGAGCGTCTTCCTGGGAATGAGATATGTCATTCCACATATGCAGAAGAAGCAAGGCGGTTCGATTATCAATATATCTTCGATCGCCGGATTGACGGGTAGTAGTGGTGCAGGTGCATATACGGCATCGAAGGGAGCGGTTCGGATGCTGAGCAAAGCGGCGGCCGTTGATTTTGGTAAGGATAATATCCGTGTGAACTCCGTTCACCCTGGCTTTATCGAGACTCCAATGAGTTCGGATCTGATTAAAAATGAGCAAATGCTACAATGGTTCTTGATGCAGACGGCACTGCCACGCGTAGGTGAAGCTTCTGAAGTAGCTAAGGCCGTTCTGTTCCTTGCTTCGGATGCATCTTCTTATATTACGGGGATAGAGTTGCCTGTAGACGGCGGCGTAACTGCCAAGTAA
- a CDS encoding flavin reductase family protein: protein MLTIYPENQAERDNYKLLIGSIIPRPTAFITTQSNAGVVNAAPFSYFNVVTADPPMISVSIQRKQGDYKDTSRNIMETGEFVVHISDEDYIEAINQTAANLPPEESEVELAKLTTVPSEKIKVPGIAEAKIRMECVLERAIELGGTPSSPTCDLIIGKVVCFHIEDNLYENGRIDAEKLKPVSRLAGNNYSKLGGIFAIARPE, encoded by the coding sequence ATGTTAACGATCTACCCGGAAAATCAGGCGGAAAGAGACAATTATAAGCTGCTAATTGGCAGCATCATCCCGCGCCCTACAGCGTTCATTACAACACAGTCCAATGCTGGCGTAGTGAATGCCGCTCCGTTCAGCTATTTCAATGTCGTGACCGCAGACCCGCCAATGATCTCTGTATCGATTCAACGGAAACAAGGCGATTATAAGGATACTTCAAGAAATATCATGGAGACGGGAGAGTTTGTCGTTCATATCTCAGATGAGGATTATATCGAAGCGATCAATCAGACGGCTGCCAATCTTCCGCCGGAAGAGAGTGAAGTAGAACTTGCCAAGCTCACCACCGTCCCCAGCGAAAAGATCAAAGTCCCAGGTATAGCTGAAGCTAAAATCCGTATGGAATGCGTGCTGGAGAGAGCGATTGAGTTGGGCGGAACGCCTTCATCCCCGACCTGTGACCTTATTATAGGCAAGGTCGTATGCTTCCATATCGAGGACAATCTGTACGAGAATGGGCGAATTGATGCCGAGAAGCTCAAGCCGGTCAGCCGCCTTGCTGGCAACAACTATTCGAAGCTAGGTGGAATTTTCGCGATTGCACGTCCAGAGTAA
- a CDS encoding helix-turn-helix transcriptional regulator — MSTTPYFAVEQIKRTGHFNMDSDHFHESYEIYYLLSGERYYYINDRVYALQVGDLLFINKNHLHRTTSKGRSSHERILVNFDDLFIEPLLGRGVGELPLYHGESFLLRPDVHEQGRIEDLFHTMLREQKEARSGSTEYLLALLLQMLILMTRIREAKPEPVPPESSEKQRRVYRIIEYLNKEYMQKLTLPEIAEQFYISETYLCRIFKQTTGFTVIEYLNYIRIREAQTLLRETDDKITRIAEETGFDSIAHFGRVFKQIVKRSPLQYRKQNQM, encoded by the coding sequence GTGAGTACAACACCATACTTTGCTGTAGAGCAGATCAAGCGAACCGGCCATTTTAATATGGATTCCGATCATTTTCATGAGAGCTATGAAATCTATTATTTACTGTCCGGAGAACGGTACTACTATATTAATGATCGGGTTTATGCTCTGCAGGTCGGCGATCTGCTGTTCATTAACAAGAACCATTTACACCGAACGACAAGCAAGGGACGGTCCTCCCATGAGCGGATATTGGTTAATTTCGATGACCTGTTCATTGAGCCGTTGCTGGGCCGGGGAGTGGGGGAGCTGCCTCTGTATCACGGGGAGAGCTTCTTGCTTCGTCCAGATGTACATGAGCAGGGGCGGATTGAAGATCTGTTCCATACCATGCTGCGTGAGCAGAAGGAGGCAAGAAGCGGGTCAACAGAATATTTGCTTGCTTTGCTTCTACAGATGCTAATTCTTATGACCCGTATCCGCGAAGCCAAGCCGGAGCCGGTTCCGCCTGAATCGAGCGAGAAGCAGCGCAGAGTGTACCGCATCATAGAATATCTGAATAAGGAATATATGCAGAAGCTGACTTTACCGGAGATTGCTGAGCAATTCTATATTAGCGAGACCTACCTTTGCCGTATTTTCAAGCAGACTACGGGCTTTACCGTCATTGAATATTTGAACTATATTCGAATTCGGGAAGCGCAGACCCTGTTGCGGGAGACGGATGATAAGATAACGAGGATTGCTGAGGAGACGGGCTTTGACAGCATTGCTCATTTCGGCAGGGTGTTCAAGCAGATTGTGAAGCGTTCTCCGCTGCAGTACCGCAAGCAGAATCAGATGTAA
- a CDS encoding MBL fold metallo-hydrolase, with translation MNNYHLLHIEFEYGGHKQVITPVLLQDERDTILIDCGYPDFMHLLEAAADKQGIAFESITKLIVTHHDIDHIGSLAEIKRTYPHIKIIAHELDAPYVDGTRRSLRLEQAQSTLNAITDEAKPQAEQLIRSLQSLEPALVDQTVHSNELLPWCGGIEIIHTPGHMPGHISLYLPSSKTLIAADAVVIEQGQLNIANPQFTLDLEEAVRSVQRLLDYDIERIICYHGGLYNGDVKAALQELVQKYTS, from the coding sequence ATGAATAATTATCATTTACTCCATATCGAATTTGAATATGGCGGGCACAAGCAGGTGATTACTCCAGTTCTTCTGCAGGATGAGCGGGATACGATTCTCATTGACTGTGGTTATCCTGATTTTATGCATCTGTTGGAAGCTGCGGCTGACAAGCAGGGCATCGCCTTCGAGTCGATTACCAAGCTGATCGTGACACATCACGACATCGATCATATTGGTTCCCTTGCGGAGATCAAGCGGACTTATCCGCATATCAAGATCATTGCACATGAATTGGATGCACCATATGTTGACGGAACGAGACGTTCGCTACGGCTCGAGCAAGCGCAATCCACCCTCAATGCTATAACGGATGAAGCCAAACCGCAGGCGGAGCAACTTATTCGTTCGCTGCAATCGCTTGAACCGGCGCTTGTCGATCAGACGGTCCACAGCAACGAACTTCTGCCTTGGTGTGGGGGAATCGAGATTATTCATACGCCCGGCCATATGCCAGGTCATATCTCGTTATATCTACCCTCCAGCAAAACATTAATTGCGGCAGATGCCGTAGTTATTGAGCAGGGTCAGCTGAATATCGCCAATCCACAATTTACTCTTGATTTGGAAGAGGCTGTACGCTCTGTCCAGCGTTTGCTGGATTATGATATAGAGCGTATCATCTGCTATCATGGTGGTCTCTATAACGGAGATGTAAAAGCAGCCCTGCAAGAGCTCGTCCAGAAATATACATCATAG
- a CDS encoding ABC transporter permease — protein sequence MTFNNIVLNNILRDKWTYFAYFLSSVFSIFIFFSFSVSMFHPDLSVIANGSSLSLAMMVGTVLVYLFSFVFISYSVMSFMRIRQKTLGLFVIMGASKRQIKKMVFRENMFIGIAAIIAALVLGLVFAPLFLMVTRKVMQVEGFAMYFPIKAIVLTLVMFFILFLLVSFFSPIFIRKQRIIQLLKSDKRIEAEVRFSPITLILALIATGGTLSMMTIGRNAAFVRQISGNTLGVLSLFIVFVIGLYFLYMQLSLFVLKLVQKQQRYLQKTNMLTISAMKSQLRSNVKMMYLVSLLLMGTYFSIVGLYSANVNVEQNTKANYPYDYMYVSQADNLRESEHVELLQQNLQDQVGYAPYKYDVLYIDEHGRQAIISLSNYNEGIQGLGGEPISLDKDEIYAINVLPKEKTDLNIPAPMQKIFQQTNMNPQVVGGSRQNIMPTGYFNRLMVVSNQDYMKIERMQGLNLLHVFAYNVDNWKEDVATTQALIDRIGFSDHGEFGFFSAGDLFYVEKSSKNLMFYVGFMLSLIFMIAALSMIYFRLITDLDKEREKYKGIMKIGLSKKELSSIVSRQLAVLIFVPFVVASLFFLIGVAFLRDVIGGSLDSVTAASFVIFLVIQCLGYLAVNNRYRRALIKDLV from the coding sequence GTGACATTCAATAACATTGTACTGAACAATATTTTACGGGATAAATGGACGTACTTCGCTTATTTTCTAAGCAGCGTATTTTCAATTTTCATCTTTTTCTCGTTCTCAGTATCGATGTTCCATCCCGATCTATCGGTTATTGCGAATGGTTCATCTCTATCCTTGGCGATGATGGTCGGCACGGTGCTGGTGTATTTATTCTCATTTGTGTTCATCTCCTATTCGGTCATGTCATTTATGAGGATAAGGCAGAAAACGCTCGGGCTATTCGTCATTATGGGGGCTTCCAAGCGGCAGATTAAGAAGATGGTCTTCCGAGAAAATATGTTCATCGGCATCGCGGCGATCATTGCTGCGCTTGTGTTAGGACTGGTATTTGCTCCATTATTTCTGATGGTGACGCGGAAGGTTATGCAGGTGGAAGGATTTGCGATGTATTTTCCAATCAAGGCTATCGTCTTAACCTTGGTAATGTTCTTTATTTTGTTCTTGCTCGTCTCCTTCTTCTCTCCGATATTCATCCGAAAGCAAAGAATCATTCAGTTGCTCAAGTCGGATAAGAGAATTGAGGCAGAGGTCCGCTTCTCCCCAATCACGTTGATTCTTGCTTTGATCGCAACGGGAGGAACCCTGTCTATGATGACGATTGGGCGCAATGCAGCGTTCGTGCGTCAGATATCGGGTAACACGCTGGGGGTACTTTCCTTATTCATCGTCTTTGTAATCGGATTGTATTTCTTATATATGCAGTTATCCTTGTTCGTGTTGAAGCTCGTTCAGAAGCAGCAGCGTTATCTTCAGAAGACGAATATGCTTACCATATCCGCAATGAAGTCGCAGTTACGAAGTAACGTGAAGATGATGTATCTTGTCTCATTGCTCCTTATGGGAACATACTTCTCCATTGTGGGATTGTATAGTGCGAATGTTAATGTAGAGCAGAATACGAAGGCGAATTATCCGTATGACTACATGTATGTGTCTCAAGCGGATAACCTGCGTGAATCGGAGCATGTGGAGTTGCTGCAGCAAAACTTGCAAGATCAGGTTGGCTATGCCCCTTATAAATATGATGTTCTCTATATTGATGAGCATGGGAGGCAGGCCATCATCTCTCTTAGTAACTACAATGAAGGGATTCAAGGGCTGGGTGGAGAACCCATCTCCTTAGATAAGGATGAGATTTATGCGATTAACGTTCTGCCTAAGGAGAAGACGGATCTCAACATTCCTGCCCCTATGCAGAAGATCTTTCAGCAGACGAATATGAATCCTCAGGTTGTGGGGGGAAGTAGGCAGAATATCATGCCTACCGGTTACTTCAATCGTCTCATGGTGGTATCGAATCAGGACTACATGAAGATAGAACGGATGCAAGGCTTGAATCTGCTACATGTATTTGCATATAACGTTGATAACTGGAAAGAGGATGTAGCTACGACACAGGCCCTAATAGACCGCATCGGATTCAGTGATCATGGGGAATTTGGCTTCTTCAGCGCTGGGGATCTGTTCTATGTGGAGAAAAGCTCGAAAAATTTAATGTTCTATGTAGGCTTTATGCTCAGCTTGATATTTATGATCGCGGCGCTCAGTATGATCTATTTCCGACTGATTACGGATTTGGACAAGGAACGTGAGAAATATAAGGGCATTATGAAGATCGGGCTGTCCAAGAAGGAGCTGTCTTCGATCGTGTCGAGGCAACTTGCTGTGTTAATATTCGTGCCTTTTGTTGTGGCAAGCTTGTTCTTCCTAATTGGTGTGGCCTTCCTGCGTGATGTCATCGGCGGTTCTTTAGATAGTGTTACAGCAGCCAGCTTTGTTATCTTCTTGGTCATTCAATGCTTGGGTTACCTGGCAGTGAACAACAGATATAGAAGAGCATTGATTAAGGATTTGGTATAA
- a CDS encoding CD3324 family protein, translated as MKYQNAQSILPEELIRSIQQYIQGDYLYIPIRQEKKRQWGECSGYRRMLQERNAEILQSFCSGISVKELAQHYYLSERSVRRIIHEQRGGRL; from the coding sequence ATGAAATACCAGAATGCACAATCGATATTACCAGAGGAACTGATACGCAGTATTCAACAATATATCCAGGGCGACTATTTATATATTCCGATCCGACAAGAGAAGAAGCGGCAATGGGGGGAGTGTTCCGGTTATAGGCGAATGCTTCAAGAACGGAATGCCGAGATCCTGCAAAGCTTCTGTTCAGGAATATCGGTGAAGGAACTTGCACAACATTATTATTTAAGTGAGCGTAGCGTAAGAAGAATTATTCACGAACAGCGAGGCGGACGACTTTGA
- a CDS encoding flavodoxin: MSKIVIVYASLTGNTEEMAELIAEGVRSTGATADLKMVEDCNAICLLEYDAYLLGAYTWGDGEIPDEFEDFLDEMKELDLQGTRSTVFGSGDTTYRLYCGAVDEVEQRLKDSGVVVVQESLKVEYGPSGEEKVLCREFGANFAKSLEGLHQA; the protein is encoded by the coding sequence TTGAGTAAAATTGTCATCGTTTACGCCAGCTTGACCGGTAATACAGAGGAAATGGCCGAACTGATCGCCGAAGGTGTGCGCAGTACAGGGGCAACCGCGGATTTGAAAATGGTGGAGGACTGCAATGCTATCTGCCTGCTTGAATATGATGCTTACCTGCTAGGAGCCTATACTTGGGGGGACGGGGAGATTCCTGATGAATTCGAGGACTTCTTGGACGAAATGAAAGAACTGGATTTGCAAGGGACCCGCAGCACTGTCTTTGGAAGCGGAGATACCACTTATCGGCTGTATTGCGGTGCCGTCGATGAAGTGGAGCAGCGGCTTAAGGACTCTGGTGTTGTGGTTGTGCAAGAAAGCTTGAAGGTAGAGTATGGGCCAAGCGGGGAAGAGAAGGTGCTATGCCGGGAATTCGGGGCAAATTTCGCCAAAAGCCTGGAGGGACTGCATCAAGCATGA
- a CDS encoding GNAT family N-acetyltransferase: MHNRKASEKDYGLILDLWERSVIVTHHFLAVDDRLKLKEEIPLYFPHLDVRLWYIEDRFIGFSGVHESHLEMLFLDPDLTGKGLGKQIIRSLIDDYGVTSVDVNKDNENASWFYLKSGFTVVGEKPTDGEGRPYPILNLKLKSR; the protein is encoded by the coding sequence ATGCATAATCGAAAAGCATCGGAGAAGGATTATGGTCTTATTCTGGATCTATGGGAGAGGTCTGTTATAGTTACCCATCATTTCTTGGCTGTCGATGATAGGCTCAAGCTAAAGGAAGAGATTCCTTTATACTTTCCACATCTTGATGTACGGCTATGGTATATTGAAGATCGATTCATCGGATTCTCAGGGGTTCATGAATCCCATCTCGAAATGTTATTTCTAGATCCCGATCTTACCGGAAAAGGGTTGGGGAAACAAATTATCCGCTCTTTGATCGACGATTATGGAGTAACGAGCGTGGATGTGAATAAAGACAATGAGAACGCCTCATGGTTCTACTTAAAAAGCGGCTTTACCGTTGTCGGCGAGAAACCGACCGATGGCGAGGGCCGCCCCTATCCAATCTTAAATCTAAAATTAAAATCCCGATGA